Below is a genomic region from Medicago truncatula cultivar Jemalong A17 chromosome 3, MtrunA17r5.0-ANR, whole genome shotgun sequence.
AACATGGGTACTAATACTATACTATTAAGGCTTATAAATTTTGAAAGTTTCTTCAGGTCTGCAGAAATTTGCATACTTTTCCTCATTCTGAATATTTCCATctgtttttaaattgaaatatgatcAACTTTTATTTCTAAAGTTTATAATTTTCCTCCGACTTGCTTGTAGTTGAACTTCTAACCATGCAAAACAGTTTGAATTGGCTGAATACCATTATAGTCTAAGAGCATGACCTTGAGAAATATGAACCTAAATACAAATAAGTTACAGGATAGTTTAAACATACATGTTCTGTTAAGGCCAAATTTGCATCGAAGAAGGACTCTATGGTTCCAATATCTTCCCAGTAGTCATTGAACAAAAATGCCTGAGAATGCAAATAGAAACAGAAATATGAAGTTAGTTACCAGTAAACCTAAAGAGAATTTGAACTTCAAAAATAATAGCAGTAAGGATATTCCTTTTCACCTGGACATTGTGCCCACTAACAGCAGATGGAATGATTTCAGATCCAAAGTCATTGCATGTAGAACCGTTCAATTTTAATAGTTCCAGTAGGGTCTCAGTTCGAAACACGTAAACACCCATGGACGCAATATATGGATTTTTCTTTGCTTCTTCTGGAGATAACCCAAGAACTGTGGTATCAACACGCTGCAGTTATTAGGGATGCATTAGCTAGGAAACACCTAGATTAAACTTACTAGCAATTATTCAGGCAAAAATGGATGTAAGAAATATCAGGCTTGAGATACTATTAATGCACCATTGCTTTCAAATCTGATCCCTTGGGCTTTTCTGCAAACTGTATAATGCGGCCCGTTTCGTCAATTTTCATCAACCCATAATCTGATGCTCGACTACAAGACACATAAAGTAATATTATTGTTAGTGAAAGTTCTGCCTCTAGCAAGTAAAGTGGTATGCCTTCAATGTAAAGATAGAATGAAAGCATACAGGCCGATATTTCATGTAGATAGATATACCTGTCGTCCATGGGAAGACACGAAACTGTGATATCGGCATTagtgtcaatatgtttctgtaaTGATATCCCCAAGTCAATATCACCATTAGTTTTATAAAACGAATAACAGGGTACAAATCCATTAGTTGTAATTATAGATCATAAATTATATCAAATTTCACCTGCACAAAATCCATATAGTTCATTCGGTAAAGATGATCACCAGAAAGTATCAATATATGCTCAACATTCTTGTTCTTAGCATCCTGTAAGACAATCCTAACACGTTAGCTATTCTCAAGAGAAACCAGCATAAGTATTTTCAGCAATAGAAGTGATAAATATTAAAGTTTTTCTTCACGaattgtaaaaatgaaaaatgtgtatttgTTCACCAATAAGCAAAGCAGAAATCACACTTGATAAGTTTATTTTGAAAGAGCCAATCACATTTACTCTTGTTTTTGTGTCACATTGTTTTGtactaacatttatcattatCCTTTCAGCAAATATGCAACATTACAATATTTTACCTCAAAAACCCATATAAATTGCCTCACAGCATCAGCTGTTCCTTGGAACCATTTCTTCCCAGCTTCTCCAGATGTTTGAGTTGCAGCCAATACCTATGTGTACGCAATTATATCAATAACAATTCAGCATTACAGTAACCATCGCCTTTTATTCTTGTTACATTTCTATGAAGACAATAATTATGAAAATCGTATGCTGCATTTTAAACAGTTCATAAGTAACTCACCTCCACAAAACCCTCCCCAAAAGTGGAGACATTCCCGAAATTGTAGGCACGAGACAAGTGACGGTTGAGAGAGAAAGAATTGTACTGtgttaaaatgaatatttttctaATGCCACTGTTGATGCAGTTGCTCATAGGGATATCTATGAGTCTGTAACACCCTCCAATTGGAACCTGCAAAATTTCACCAAAAtagtaacaaactatgcataatGTAATTGCAATTACAATCACTAGTACTAACCAACATTGTAACAATTCAGAGAAAAAGACAGGACCCTGCATGGATAAACTTATTTGAACCTATCTActagcataagcacttgtgaaaaTTGTTTAGGAAAGCTTGTGAgaatagcttatgacatgttcataagttgttttcaactaattttcataagttcttcaagataaattatgaaaatagcttatagcttatttgaaaacaatttgatttgattttatattttgttataaaagtAACCTATACATAAGAAACCATTCTTAATTAAGCTGATAATACAATTAGTCCAATAGGAACCTGCGAAATAAAATTTCACCTAAAtagtaacaaactatgcataatGCAATTGCAACCACTGGTACTAAACAACATTGAAAAACTTTACagaaagaacaaaaaagtaatatttttaccGCAGGTTTGGCTCTTTTGCTAGTAAGAGGAAAAAGGCGAGTTCCAGCACCACCACCCAAAATGATTGAAGCTACACTTTTTGGGTCTGCTTTTGGAGTCTCAAAATAGGGTCCCTCTTGAAATGTCTGAaatcaaaaagcaaaaaaaaaaaaatcaatttttaaaagcaaaaaaaaaaaaaaaggtgatttttttccctcttttgATGGTATTAGAATTGAGTACCGTGGAGTCTTGATGATCATTGATCCCTGAAGTGAGAACGTTGTGTTCAGCTCCATTTTTAGGATTGAATGATTTGGGTGATTGAATGGTAAGGAATCTTGTTGTGCTTAAACTTCCCTTAGTAGTTTCACCTAAGAACACACTGTTTCTGGTTCTTCTTCCAACTCCTTCAATACTAATTTTGCTTAGATTGGTACTGAGGGGTGATGCATAAGTTGAAGCTATTGCTGAATCCATAATTGaattgaagagaaagaaaggTGAGAAATGGAAGGAGGAGAATGTTGTAGTGACAGACAGAGAAGAAGAAATGGTGACTCACGAGAAGCTTGTTAAGACACTCTACGCTATTTCTCTCTCTAGTCAGACTCAGAACTGCCTCTACAAATTTCTATGAGTGACTTTCAtcccattttctttttatttcatttttattattgctACTATTAACTCTTTTAACTCTTCATTtggtaaaaaaacaaactttgtaAACCATTTGATCTCGATTTAACGATCATGATTATCATGGAGTGTaaatatgtcaaaaaaattactatatgaAATTCAATATGGTAAACATGACATGTTTAAAATGTATGAATCTTTTATCACTTTTATCATTCACATATTGGTTAAAAGTAATTCATCACAATTACACCTTCATTTTAttgtgagaaaaaaaatgtatctttttaaaaaaataacattagcTTAGCgtgattttattcaatttacTGTGATATCAAATAAGCACTAAAT
It encodes:
- the LOC25490207 gene encoding glucose-1-phosphate adenylyltransferase large subunit 1, with translation MDSAIASTYASPLSTNLSKISIEGVGRRTRNSVFLGETTKGSLSTTRFLTIQSPKSFNPKNGAEHNVLTSGINDHQDSTTFQEGPYFETPKADPKSVASIILGGGAGTRLFPLTSKRAKPAVPIGGCYRLIDIPMSNCINSGIRKIFILTQYNSFSLNRHLSRAYNFGNVSTFGEGFVEVLAATQTSGEAGKKWFQGTADAVRQFIWVFEDAKNKNVEHILILSGDHLYRMNYMDFVQKHIDTNADITVSCLPMDDSRASDYGLMKIDETGRIIQFAEKPKGSDLKAMRVDTTVLGLSPEEAKKNPYIASMGVYVFRTETLLELLKLNGSTCNDFGSEIIPSAVSGHNVQAFLFNDYWEDIGTIESFFDANLALTEHAPKFQFYDPKTPFFTSPRFLPPTKVEKCKIVDAIISHGCFLRECSVQHSIVGIRSRLESGVELQDTMMMGADYYQTESEIASLLAEGKVPVGVGENTKIRNCIIDKNAKIGRNAIITNADGVEEADRTKEGFYIRSGITVILKNATIQDGTVI